Genomic segment of Arachis hypogaea cultivar Tifrunner chromosome 16, arahy.Tifrunner.gnm2.J5K5, whole genome shotgun sequence:
ACTCAAGCAACTAGTGGCTACCACTCCCACTATATGTTTCCTCCATCCCTATGACTCAAACCCCAAATTGGTTATGATTCTAGAACAATGCATAAAAATGAACAACATTACATGGCACTAACATATAGCAagcaaaataaaaacaaggatgattaacagaaaaagaaaaggaagaaacctTGGGCCTAATGAGAGACCTAGCAGCCTCATTATACTTTTCATTCCCCTGAATAAACCTCTCTTTAAAACGCTGCCGTTTCTTCCCTTTCAAGGACCTCATCCGATTAAGCTTCTTCTGCCTCTCTCGTTCATGCAACTGCCTGAAATGCTTCTTCAGATCCAGATTGGTGCGACACTTTTTCCCGCAGACGGAACACCTGTAGGGCTCCGATGGCACCACCAGGCCCTTCCGTTCCAGCACGTCGAGGTGCTTTCTCTGGCGGCGATCCTGTAGGACCCACTGCGGTAGGTGGATGAATGTGTGGCGATTGGCGTAGGCAGAGATGTCGACGATGTGGCCAAAGTGAGTTGCGAGGCGTGTGAGGGAGCGTGCGGCGTCGTATGGGGGTCCTCGTGGGGGCTTATTGTCGAGGTCCCAGAGGACGACTACTTTGGGGTGCTTAGGGGTGTAGATTCCTTGGTTGTTCTTCACCATGTCGATTtcgattgaagaagaagaagagcatgcTGTGATGATTGGCTTTTGATGGTGGCATTTTAGGTTTGATGATGTGTGTGGGAAGAAGAGTGAGAatgagagagagtgagagtggAAGAAGTGGAGTTTGTTGACTGGTGGTTGATTTGTGGGGTTCAAAACACTGGCGGTGACTGTGAGGGACTTCATGTTTTCATGCTTTGCTTTGTTTTTTGCAGTTTTCGTTTTAGTAAGGAGATAGATAAGGCTGCCAAATAACCAAATCACCCTCTTGGATATAGGATGGGTTGATTTTTTTCAAGGTTCTGCCGATTATTGAACCGCTCTAGTTACTGGTTTACTGATTCAACCAGTTCGACCATGATTCATCTGAAAAaaccattttataataaaatataaataaagacactaaaacataattatagtctaatataaagtttaaaatatcattcaaattaaaaaatactacataAACCACAATGTTATGATGTCATTCAAATACACactcaaaagtcaaataacaaaaaaaaacaattattcaAAATTATCTTCTTGGGGCAAACACTGTTCAGGTATGATTGATGAACGCCGATTAGGCCTTATCAAGTTTCTCCTTATCAGATTGAATACCTTGTTCAATTTATTAGCTGTTGTCGATTTTTATGCTTTTACTGCATGTTCTGCGCGATGAAATGTTAATGACAAAAACTAAGCAGAGCTTTTCAAACTATAGGTGTGCACTTGTGTTATGATGCATGGCTATGGTCTTGTGAAGAAACTATATGATGAGCTTAAAGACTTCATGAGAAAGCACAATTTCATATCAATAGAAGATTTCAGAGGGTAATAGAACTTAAAACTTGCCCAAATACGTTTTTAGTCCCTATAAAATCGTAATTTCTTTTTAGTCCCTGCAAAATTCAGAAGATGATTGGTCTTAGGTCCTGTTAAATGCTGACGTGATATACAGAAATCCAACCCTTGCATCTCGCATTTCATCTACCACGTCAACATTTAACAAGAGACAAACTAACGACAAGGACCGGGGATTAAAAGAGAAAATCACAAATTCTAAGGGACAAAAACCTTATGAACAGAAACTGATCTGGTTTCAACTTTCCAATAGATTgaaatacaaaaatggaagaaaagcattttgatattttccttttccttttttgttttcaGGGGACGAAAATTGCAGGGCTTCAAAATTATCCAATAAGAATACAATTCAATTACAATATCACAGCAACCCACTCCAACCAGTAATCTCAACAGTcaaaattattcaacaattattcaacccAGTAACAACAACAAGGTTCACAGATTGactaacaacaattattcaaAATTATCCACAATCCTAAACCACAGTAATGAAAAATCACAGTTCACAgattaactaacaacaattaGTCAATTatagttacaaaaaaaaaaataatacctaGAAACTAGAACAGAGCAGACTGAGCAAGAGGGGGACAAATTCAAAGGTTTCAATTTGCCAGGAACCAAAACAAAGCATGTAATCCATGTTGATCATATTTGACATAGGCAGCCATTCACATAACCTGTACTAATCCTGGTTTGATAGTAACAGACAATACCCCAGACACAGCCAGTTACAAGTCAGTGAGAACTCTAGACCCTATCTTATCCTCCTTCAAAGTAACAATCCACCAATTAAGATTTACAAGACCAGCTAATAAGTTATCAAATTAACAAGTTAATAAGATCAAGAACATATCAAAACAAGTTAATAATCAAAACAAGTTAACAAAACAAGTTAATACAGCAAaccaacaacaaaacaaaaactgGAAGTCTGGAACAGTAACCTAATAATTAAAACAACAACAAACTAAAACAATAACTGAAAATCAACAGAGGAGGGAGAGGGAGCTGGAGCTTACCTTAGGCTTTCACACGTTCTGAAAAATCGACAGAGGAGGGAGAGGGAGCTGAAGCTTTATAACTCGATGAAGATGGCTGAACAGAGGGATGAGCAGCGGCGGAACGGCGTCTGAACAGAGGCTGTACCACGCGACGGAACAGAGGCTGAATAGCGGCAGAAGCACGGCGAAACGGCAGCAAAAACACGGCGAAACAGAGGCGTTGCGACGACGCTGGAGAAGCGCGGCCGGTGGCGGTGGCTGGACTGGTTGAAGAACAGCGACGAGATGGAAGAACAGAAGCTGCTGCGTTCGAAGTGGTTATGGTCTTCTGGAGTTGTGAGAGAGAGGCGAGAGAGCTGAGGGAAGATAGGGCTTTTTGGGTTTTTCCTTTTCCTGATTGTTAAAACGGCGTCGTACACCTCTTTTTTCAAAAACCCGGTCAAGTTTCGGTTCGGTCGAACCGACCAATTAATTTTTCACAGGTATCAGAGTGACAGAGTCCAGTCTCTCTTCCTCAACCCTCACTCAGACTCGGCCCCTCTCCAGTCTCCTCTTCACCGCCGGTCATCCCCTCCACCGTCGCAGTCCCTGCGTCACCCTTTCCCACCCTCGCAGTCGAAGCGGCCGTTGTTCATCGCTCGTCGCCCGCAGTCGCACTTTGAAGCCGTCGCCAGTCGTCCTCCGCGCAGCTCGCAGCCGCTGTCGTCCTCTGCGTTGCAATCAGCGCAGTAAACAGTCGCATTCCTCCACATCCTTCACCCCCGCTCTCTGAATCTGTTCAACTAGAGTGTAGATGTCTCGGGTGAATTATTTGGTTCTGTTTTTTTATTTGCAATTTGCtgtttaattactgtttcttgtTTTTTTAACCTTCTAATTAGGGGTGCATATGGTTCGGCCTGATCCAAAGATTTGGTTCGGTTTCGAatattttagagactaatttggtataattttattgggtttaagattgggtaagggtctcaaaaatagattcGGTCATATTTTCGAGTTGGATTCGGGTCATAGCTCGCGTTATTCGAACTCGGTTCGGTGGTccagtcatcatacacaattaatattttgtgttattagtgatggatgatggctattcttatatggaatttaagtattgtaaacattaatattttgtgttattagtcattataagactataagtttatgttttatgtttaaaatacataagactttagactaatggcataatattgtgttatttgtattgatttaaatatttggtgttattagacaatattaatattgattatggttatgctttaattttagagaaggattagctcttgttatattttt
This window contains:
- the LOC112758600 gene encoding uncharacterized protein, which codes for MKSLTVTASVLNPTNQPPVNKLHFFHSHSLSFSLFFPHTSSNLKCHHQKPIITACSSSSSIEIDMVKNNQGIYTPKHPKVVVLWDLDNKPPRGPPYDAARSLTRLATHFGHIVDISAYANRHTFIHLPQWVLQDRRQRKHLDVLERKGLVVPSEPYRCSVCGKKCRTNLDLKKHFRQLHERERQKKLNRMRSLKGKKRQRFKERFIQGNEKYNEAARSLIRPKVGYGLASELRRAGVYVKTVEDKPQAADWALKRQMQHSMTRGIDWLVLVSDDSDFAEMMRRARERELGTVVVGDWDRALGRQADLWFPWIDVENGNVSEKDLVIEKNRSRAQRDGFVVEEDDDGFFSLSRFDCGGGHGSSDLDELVDELAAVRTDFTAAISDEDEDDYMLGSSEDEYIEDYDEDSDQEDDGFY